The window GATTAGACCCAATTTTACAATTTATGCAGTTTTTAGTAACTGTATTGATTATTTATTTATGTATTAAAGATATTGTGATTAATGGTGGTTATAGAAATCGGTAGTTTAATGTGAGCGATCATTGTTAAACATCAGATTTAACTTCAAACTCTACCTTGTTGTATAAATCTTGTAATTTAATTTCCAAGGGAACAGTAACTAAATTAATCAACTCATCTTCGGCATCATATTCTTGTAAAGACCATCGTTTATTAGCAGTTTTATAAAAATGTTCTACAAAAATTCTATCCTGCTCAACTAGTAAATATTCTTCAAAAGATGGTATGGTACGATATGCTTTAAATTTCCCTTCTTTATCATAACTTTCAGTAGATTTTGATAATACCTCAACAATTAATTTTGGATTCGTAATTGTATCTGTCCTATTTTCCAGAAATTCTATTTTACCTACAACAATAGAAATATCGGGATATGTATAAATACGTTGTTTAGCTATCCACAAACGCATATCACTGTTAAATACTTCATAATCTTGTTGCCTAAAAGCAAAATTCAAAATAGCATAAAAATTACCAGAAATTCGATTATGATTTACAGTTCCACCAGCCATTGGAATAATTCTTCCGTCAATATACTCACTTTTAAAATCAGCTTTGTCTTCTAAGTTTAAATATTCTTGGATGGTAAAATATTGTGGTTCTAGTATTTGCACAAGTTTACCTCACTTCTGCTTTTTAAACATATTTTGTATCTTTTAGGTATTGTAGGTTGAGTGCAGCGCCAGCGAAACCCAACAACTATGATGATTTTACCTTTTCATTACTTTAATATTTTAGGCTATCTATACTATTACTCGACAGAATTACTAAATTATATTTCGTAGGATTTAGCTGACAAAATTATGACTTACATCCCAGAAAATGCGCTGATTGTGCAGAGCGATCGCACTATTCTTTTAGAAGTACATTCTCCCACAGCCGCTAAAGCCAGAGAAGAGATCGCTCCTTTCGCTGAACTAATCAAAAGTCCCGAACATATCCACACTTACCAAATTACACCGCTAAGTATTTGGAATGCACGAGCGGCGGGGTTGCAGGTGGAGGCGATGGTAGCAGCGTTACGGGAATATGCCAAATATCCCATCCCGGAAGCAGTCGCCCAAGAAATCAGCACTTTGGGTAGTCGCTATGGCTTAACTGTAATTGAACGGGATGGAGATAATCTACTGCTGCGGATGAGTGACCAGCCTTTAGCAGAGTTGCTGTCACGGGATAAGCAAGTTGCACCATTATTAGGTGCGCGTCTTTCTGAAGTTTGCTTTCAAGTCGCGGCGAGTTTGCGCGGCGTACTCAAACAGGCTTTGTTAGCGGCTGGTTATCCGGCGGAAGATATTGCAGGTTATGTCACAGGCGATGCTTTAGCAATTCAATTGCGCGAAGAAACACGCACAGGCAAAAAATTTCTGCTGCGGGACTACCAAAGTCAAGCAGCAGAAGCATTTTATCAGTCGGGAAGAGTACAAGGTGGCAG is drawn from Aulosira sp. FACHB-615 and contains these coding sequences:
- a CDS encoding Uma2 family endonuclease, whose amino-acid sequence is MQILEPQYFTIQEYLNLEDKADFKSEYIDGRIIPMAGGTVNHNRISGNFYAILNFAFRQQDYEVFNSDMRLWIAKQRIYTYPDISIVVGKIEFLENRTDTITNPKLIVEVLSKSTESYDKEGKFKAYRTIPSFEEYLLVEQDRIFVEHFYKTANKRWSLQEYDAEDELINLVTVPLEIKLQDLYNKVEFEVKSDV